ACATCATGACATTATAGGCAACATTATAAATATAATAGCTGTTCAAGCATTATTATTTTTCATTTTCCATCTATCATTTAAACGGATGAAAAAGCAGCAACTGTATTATGAACAATTACAGCAATCCGAGCGGTTAAAGATGGTAGGACAATTAACAGCTGCTGTTGCACATGAAATACGAAATCCTATAACCGTGGTTAGAGGTTTTTTGCAATTGTTCAAAGAGGACGATTCATTTGATGATTCTAAAAAAAGTAAGTTCAACTTAATGATTGATGAATTAAACACAGTAGAACAGATTATCTCTCAATTTCTTACCCTATCCAAACCGAATGGAGATCAAAGACTAGAGAAAGTAGATGTGAAGGATGTTCTTCAAAGTGTTACGGGTCTGCTTCATTCCTATGCCATGCTATCTGATAACCAAATCGATATAAAGGTAGAGGAAGATTGTTTTATTTCCATTAATAAAATTGAGTTTAAGCAGTTACTCATTAATATTATAAAAAATGCGCTAGAAGCCTCGGATGTAGGGAAATCCGTCTCAGTCATAGCAAATAGAAATAATAATTTTATCGAGATCATGATCACCGATGAAGGAAGTGGGATGTCCGAGGCTGAGGTTAAGTCGCTGGGCACGCCTTTTTATTCATTAAAAAGTAATGGAACCGGTTTAGGGTTAATGATTTGCTTTAATATTGTAGAAAAATATGGTGGGGAAATTTATTATAATAGCTCTAAAGGTAAGGGGACAACAGTTACTATTCGCTTTTTATCAGAATCGGGAGGGATCTATAATCATTAAGAGGCTATCCGCACTGATGCTGTCTGGAATAATCATAGTTCTTCTTGCTGCCTGCAATACAACTACCTATAAACACAATTACACATTTACAGGAGAAGGAAAAGTATGGTCGGCTGAATATGTTCAAAAGGCAACAGAGAAGTTCATCGATAAAAAGGGTGAGAGACCAGATTATGAAACCTCGCAGCAATCTACATTTGAGCTTAAATATAAAGGTGAGCAAACGGATCTTGATAAGATTAATTCATTTAAATATAGCTTCAAGGGAACATCAGGTGGAGGAAGTAAAACCTTAGAAGATGTCGAGGGAGTAAGAAAAAGTGAGCTGAAGTCCGAAAGAGGTGGAAGCGGGGCGTTTGAACACGAGGACTCGATTATTAAGGTTGTTGTAGAGTGGGATGGGCAGAAGGATGAATTTGAACTGAAGGTACGTAAATAGTGGAGCATATATGAAAAAGATTCTTAAATTAAAGAAAGCAGGTTGAACATTTATGGTCGTTATTAAAGAAATAGAATTGG
This genomic stretch from Paenibacillus sp. FSL H7-0737 harbors:
- a CDS encoding sensor histidine kinase; translation: MVITFSYVIFIDKGALYSYLHHDIIGNIINIIAVQALLFFIFHLSFKRMKKQQLYYEQLQQSERLKMVGQLTAAVAHEIRNPITVVRGFLQLFKEDDSFDDSKKSKFNLMIDELNTVEQIISQFLTLSKPNGDQRLEKVDVKDVLQSVTGLLHSYAMLSDNQIDIKVEEDCFISINKIEFKQLLINIIKNALEASDVGKSVSVIANRNNNFIEIMITDEGSGMSEAEVKSLGTPFYSLKSNGTGLGLMICFNIVEKYGGEIYYNSSKGKGTTVTIRFLSESGGIYNH